A genomic window from Anopheles ziemanni chromosome X, idAnoZiCoDA_A2_x.2, whole genome shotgun sequence includes:
- the LOC131290412 gene encoding uncharacterized protein DDB_G0271670-like, producing the protein MNATVSTAGATTTAMASSSSSNAKSSINASFSLRSGVGMGRRSLLLTRTLCAPNSPTTGELGTRKGGLVVPSPPVTSRTTNNAPTPTSSSSSSGAGTLALSVLNAASVLTSSFNHKTTTTTTTTAKCTRKGLNFKPHQQQQQLNGIVSNQSLLLRHQTNNAIKQQQQLPLPSFAMLGDPQSVGKKAANSSSGSSSGSGSGGSSTSTNNTNVVVPLCSASFNQQPQQQPVARKNYPSKQQLTLMKGSDRGAGGHNPLPPPPSTIPTSTTSSSMLVNAAAHALLAGRHSNGWRNAAD; encoded by the coding sequence ATGAACGCGACCGTCAGCACGGCAGGAGCGACGACCACTGCGATGGCATCGTCCTCATCATCTAACGCGAAGAGTAGCATTAATGCGAGCTTTTCACTACGCAGCGGTGTAGGAATGGGTCGCCGTTCGCTACTCTTGACACGAACGCTATGTGCGCCGAATTCACCAACGACGGGCGAACTCGGTACCAGGAAGGGGGGGTTGGTCGTGCCATCGCCACCAGTCACTAGCCGGACGACGAACAACGCTCCGACGCCCACATCGTCCTCCTCATCGTCCGGTGCTGGTACACTCGCCCTGTCCGTGCTAAATGCTGCTTCAGTGCTCACATCATCTTTCAACCAtaaaacgacgacgacgacgacgactacggCCAAATGCACCAGAAAAGGTCTCAACTTTAAgccgcatcagcagcagcagcagctcaacGGCATCGTCTCCAATCAATCGCTCCTGCTGCGTCATCAAACGAACAATGCGAtcaaacagcagcaacaattgCCGTTGCCATCATTCGCGATGCTAGGCGACCCACAGAGCGTCGGTAAGAAAGCAGCGAACAGCAGCAGTGGCAGCAGCAgtggcagcggcagcggcggcagcagcaccagcaccaatAACACCAACGTCGTCGTACCGCTGTGCAGTGCCAGCTTCAATCAACAGCCGCAGCAGCAACCGGTGGCGCGTAAAAATTATCCGTCGAAACAGCAACTGACGCTAATGAAGGGCAGCGATAGAGGAGCCGGTGGTCACAATCCGCTGCCACCGCCGCCATCAACAATTCCAacctccaccacctcctcgTCGATGTTGGTGAACGCGGCGGCACACGCTCTCCTAGCTGGGCGACACAGCAATGGTTGGCGCAACGCAGCCGACTAG